In a single window of the Cydia splendana chromosome 20, ilCydSple1.2, whole genome shotgun sequence genome:
- the LOC134800800 gene encoding derlin-1-like — protein MTEFNEFYYGIPFFTRYWLTATVVISILTKFGFFNPFNLILLWTPFYSEFQIWRPLTALFYFPPSFPFLVNCYFLYSYSERLETGMFAGKPADYFTMLVFNWLVCVVIGFLINMPLLMIPMVISVLYVWCQLNKDVIVTFWFGTRFRAMYLPWVLFAFNLIVSGGGIAEFIGILVGHLAFFLLFKYPQEFGGPTLLSPPAIVRKWFPNSRTTVTGFGGPEPAPAPAPGRRNWGAGYTLGGN, from the exons ATGACTGAATTTAATGAGTTCTACTACGGAATACCATTCTTTACACGATATTGGTTGACTGCTACTGTAGTGATCAGTATTTTAACCAAATTCGGTTTTTTCAATCCTTTCAACTTGATTTTATTATGGACGCCGTTCTATTCCGAGTTCCAA ATATGGCGCCCTCTAACAGCTCTCTTCTACTTCCCTCCGAGCTTCCCGTTCCTAGTGAACTGCTACTTTCTGTACAGCTACTCGGAGCGCCTGGAGACGGGCATGTTCGCCGGCAAGCCTGCCGATTACTTCACCATGCTGGTGTTCAACTGGCTGGTGTGTGTGGTTATTGGATTCTTGATTAATATGCCG CTATTAATGATCCCGATGGTGATCTCGGTGCTGTACGTGTGGTGCCAGCTGAATAAGGACGTGATCGTCACCTTCTGGTTCGGGACGCGGTTCCGCGCCATGTACCTGCCGTGGGTGCTGTTCGCGTTCAACCTTATCGTCAGTGGAGG tgGAATCGCCGAATTCATCGGTATCCTGGTGGGCCACCTGGCTTTCTTCCTGCTCTTCAAGTATCCTCAGGAGTTCGGCGGACCTACGCTGCTCTCACCGCCAGCTATTGT TCGGAAATGGTTCCCCAACTCGCGGACGACGGTGACCGGGTTCGGTGGCCCCGAgccggcgcccgcgcccgcgccgggcCGGCGCAACTGGGGCGCCGGGTACACGCTCGGGGGCAACTGA
- the LOC134800932 gene encoding NADH dehydrogenase [ubiquinone] 1 beta subcomplex subunit 9 produces MSEYSAKTKMAGALPLGIRTHSQRVCSLYKRALRNIEAFYDRRDVYRYQAVLLRDRFDNNAKIQDMRKAAQLLKEGEEELFLQQHPIPKKFAESPGGVAYEREVDPPDWVLDYWHPLEKAQYPEYFKRREQRKKEFIAMWEKQYGKHEEKPHH; encoded by the exons ATGTCAGAATATAGTGCAAAAACAAAGATGGCAGGCGCACTGCCTCTTGGAATTAGGACCCACTCTCAAAGAGTTTGCAGCCTTTACAAAAGGGCTCTGCGTAATATTGAAGCGTTTTACGATAGACG CGATGTATACCGCTACCAAGCTGTTCTCCTGCGTGACCGCTTTGACAATAATGCCAAGATCCAGGACATGCGTAAGGCAGCTCAGCTCCTGAAGGAGGGTGAAGAGGAGCTCTTTCTGCAGCAGCATCCCATTCCTAAGAAGT TCGCCGAGAGTCCTGGCGGCGTGGCCTACGAGCGTGAAGTGGACCCTCCGGACTGGGTCTTGGACTACTGGCATCCGCTCGAGAAGGCGCAGTACCCCGAGTACTTCAAGCGGCGCGAGCAGCGCAAGAAGGAGTTCATCGCCATGTGGGAGAAACAGTACGGGAAGCATGAAGAGAAACCGCACCATTAA